From Tripterygium wilfordii isolate XIE 37 chromosome 16, ASM1340144v1, whole genome shotgun sequence, one genomic window encodes:
- the LOC119980432 gene encoding cysteine--tRNA ligase, chloroplastic/mitochondrial isoform X1 produces MGTLLKCYNPLATIRFPPFTRSLCSLQLKPRATRAFCGRNKNKRPAVFRCFSSLNSSSLPSINNENLRKSSSSDGFASPFSELWLYNTMTRKKDLFKPKVDSKVGMYVCGVTAYDLSHIGHARVYVTFDVLYRYLRHLGYEVCYVRNFTDVDDKIIARANEVGEDPISLSRRYCEEFHQDMVHLHCLSPSFEPRVSDHMPQIFDMIKQILDNGYAYRVDGDVYFSVDKFPDYGRLSGRRLEDNRAGERVAVDSRKRNPADFALWKSAKEGEPFWESPWGPGRPGWHIECSAMSAAYLGYTFDIHGGGMDLVFPHHENEIAQSCAACKQSDVSYWMHNGFVTVDSEKMSKSLGNFFTIRQVIDLYHPLALRLFLMGTHYRSPINYSDVQLEGASERIFYIYQTLHDCENVLRGHDPASEDFIPPDILDAIKKFDNDFNASMSDDLHTSVVLASLSDPLKTINDMLHTRKGKKQTKRIEALAAMENIIRSILTILGLMPTSYAEVLQQLREKALTRAKLTEDDILRKIEERTTARKNKDYEKSDAIRKDLAAVGIALMDSPDGTSWKPAVPLALQEQQVAATPMP; encoded by the exons ATGGGTACTCTCCTCAAGTGTTACAATCCTTTGGCCACGATCCGTTTCCCTCCTTTTACTCGCTCACTATGTTCACTTCAACTCAAGCCCCGCGCCACACGCGCCTTCTGTGGAAGGAACAAGAACAAGAGGCCTGCTGTATTTCGTTGTTTCAGCTCTCTAAATTCATCATCTCTGCCGTCAATCAACAATGAGAATCTTAGAAAATCCAGTAGCAGCGATGGGTTTGCTAGTCCGTTTTCAGAGCTATGGCTCTACAACACAATGACCAGAAAGAAGGATCTTTTCAAGCCCAAAGTGGACAGTAAGGTCGGAATGTATGTGTGTGGCGTCACAGCGTATGATCTTAGTCATATTGGCCATGCTCGCGTCTATGTCACTTTCGACGTCCTCTACAG ATATCTAAGGCATTTGGGATATGAAGTATGCTATGTTCGAAACTTCACTGATGTTGATGACAAG ATAATCGCTCGAGCAAATGAAGTCGGAGAAGATCCAATCAGTTTGAGCAGGCGTTACTGTGAAGAGTTCCATCAAGATATGGTGCACCTTCATTGCCTGTCCCCTTCTTTTGAACCACGTGTCTCTGATCACATGCCCCAAATTTTTGATATGATCAAGCAG ATTCTTGACAATGGGTATGCCTATAGGGTTGATGGAGATGTGTACTTCTCTGTAGATAAATTCCCAGACTATGGAAGATTATCTGGGCGAAGATTAGAAGATAACCGAGCTGGTGAACGAGTTGCTGTGGACTCGAGAAAGAGAAACCCTGCTGATTTTGCTTTATGGAAG TCAGCCAAGGAGGGGGAACCCTTTTGGGAGAGTCCATGGGGGCCTGGAAGACCTGGATGGCATATTGAGTGCAGCGCCATGAGTGCTGCTTATCTTGGCTACACTTTCGACATTCATGGTGGAGGAATGGATCTTGTGTTTCCCCATcatgaaaatgaaattgctCAGAGTTGTGCTGCATGTAAACAGAGCGATGTAAGTTACTGGATGCACAATGGTTTTGTCACCGTTGATTCAGAGAAAATGTCTAAATCCCTTGGAAACTTCTTCACAATTAGGCAG GTTATAGACCTTTACCATCCACTAGCTTTAAGACTTTTCTTGATGGGGACACACTATCGATCTCCAATAAACTATTCTGATGTACAGCTTGAAGGTGCTTCTGAACGTATTTTCTACATCTATCAG ACATTACATGATTGCGAAAATGTTCTGCGCGGGCATGATCCGGCATCTGAGGATTTCATCCCTCCTGACATTCTTGATGCCATCAAGAAGTTTGATAATGATTTCAACGCCTCAATGTCAGATGATCTTCATACATCAGTTGTTTTGGCTTCATTATCAGACCCATTAAAAACCATCAATGATATGCTGCAtactcgtaag GGAAAGAAGCAAACCAAGCGGATAGAAGCACTTGCAGCTATGGAAAATATCATCAGGAGCATCCTGACAATCTTAGGATTAATGCCAACAAGTTATGCGGAG GTTCTGCAGCAACTGAGGGAAAAGGCATTGACGCGTGCAAAATTAACAGAAGACGATATTTTGCGCAAAATCGAAGAAAGGACAACGGCAAGAAAGAACAAGGATTATGAAAAGTCAGATGCAATTAGGAAAGATTTAGCTGCTGTAGGTATTGCTCTTATGGACAGTCCAGATGGCACAAGTTGGAAACCCGCTGTTCCCCTTGCGCTGCAAGAGCAGCAAGTTGCTGCAACGCCAATGCCTTAG
- the LOC119980432 gene encoding cysteine--tRNA ligase, chloroplastic/mitochondrial isoform X2, whose protein sequence is MVHLHCLSPSFEPRVSDHMPQIFDMIKQILDNGYAYRVDGDVYFSVDKFPDYGRLSGRRLEDNRAGERVAVDSRKRNPADFALWKSAKEGEPFWESPWGPGRPGWHIECSAMSAAYLGYTFDIHGGGMDLVFPHHENEIAQSCAACKQSDVSYWMHNGFVTVDSEKMSKSLGNFFTIRQVIDLYHPLALRLFLMGTHYRSPINYSDVQLEGASERIFYIYQTLHDCENVLRGHDPASEDFIPPDILDAIKKFDNDFNASMSDDLHTSVVLASLSDPLKTINDMLHTRKGKKQTKRIEALAAMENIIRSILTILGLMPTSYAEVLQQLREKALTRAKLTEDDILRKIEERTTARKNKDYEKSDAIRKDLAAVGIALMDSPDGTSWKPAVPLALQEQQVAATPMP, encoded by the exons ATGGTGCACCTTCATTGCCTGTCCCCTTCTTTTGAACCACGTGTCTCTGATCACATGCCCCAAATTTTTGATATGATCAAGCAG ATTCTTGACAATGGGTATGCCTATAGGGTTGATGGAGATGTGTACTTCTCTGTAGATAAATTCCCAGACTATGGAAGATTATCTGGGCGAAGATTAGAAGATAACCGAGCTGGTGAACGAGTTGCTGTGGACTCGAGAAAGAGAAACCCTGCTGATTTTGCTTTATGGAAG TCAGCCAAGGAGGGGGAACCCTTTTGGGAGAGTCCATGGGGGCCTGGAAGACCTGGATGGCATATTGAGTGCAGCGCCATGAGTGCTGCTTATCTTGGCTACACTTTCGACATTCATGGTGGAGGAATGGATCTTGTGTTTCCCCATcatgaaaatgaaattgctCAGAGTTGTGCTGCATGTAAACAGAGCGATGTAAGTTACTGGATGCACAATGGTTTTGTCACCGTTGATTCAGAGAAAATGTCTAAATCCCTTGGAAACTTCTTCACAATTAGGCAG GTTATAGACCTTTACCATCCACTAGCTTTAAGACTTTTCTTGATGGGGACACACTATCGATCTCCAATAAACTATTCTGATGTACAGCTTGAAGGTGCTTCTGAACGTATTTTCTACATCTATCAG ACATTACATGATTGCGAAAATGTTCTGCGCGGGCATGATCCGGCATCTGAGGATTTCATCCCTCCTGACATTCTTGATGCCATCAAGAAGTTTGATAATGATTTCAACGCCTCAATGTCAGATGATCTTCATACATCAGTTGTTTTGGCTTCATTATCAGACCCATTAAAAACCATCAATGATATGCTGCAtactcgtaag GGAAAGAAGCAAACCAAGCGGATAGAAGCACTTGCAGCTATGGAAAATATCATCAGGAGCATCCTGACAATCTTAGGATTAATGCCAACAAGTTATGCGGAG GTTCTGCAGCAACTGAGGGAAAAGGCATTGACGCGTGCAAAATTAACAGAAGACGATATTTTGCGCAAAATCGAAGAAAGGACAACGGCAAGAAAGAACAAGGATTATGAAAAGTCAGATGCAATTAGGAAAGATTTAGCTGCTGTAGGTATTGCTCTTATGGACAGTCCAGATGGCACAAGTTGGAAACCCGCTGTTCCCCTTGCGCTGCAAGAGCAGCAAGTTGCTGCAACGCCAATGCCTTAG
- the LOC119980504 gene encoding molybdenum cofactor sulfurase-like gives MHSPCLREASQACFHGCCPAINFLDSNSLKSAGSTASQYEFLVALASSLYPHIRFTNHESLPSLQESFSNFRRAFPRYCQTDETDRIRAQEYYHLSLSKHVCLDYIGHGLFSYSQLQSHGNSAHIASSSISPPSLHSITLQSPFFDISYKSVNLNAQVKYGGHETELESKIQKRIMAFMNISRDDYSMVFTANHSSAFKLLADFYPFESNSNLLTVYDYENDAVEEMVKSSKKRGVRVMSAEFSWPNLGIQSEKLRRKLESKTKKRKKGLFVFPLQSRMTGARYSYQWLSMAQEKGWHVLLDASALGPKDMDTLGLSLFQPDFLICSFYKVFGDNPCGHGCLFVKKSSSSVLMDSTVATSVGLATLLPVSKPSQYPEESVTSEKLDLDKDTMFQPEVPESDERNAKKKAVTSSEIEELDDTPFASVQSKTIETTTGENTELECRGLDHADSLGLILISSRARYLINWLINALMNLQHPNSENGLIPVRIYGPKVKFDRGPSLAFNIYDWKGEKIDPALVQKLADRNNISLSCGFLCHIWFSDKYLEEKEQIFEEKTTESAKAVPYKKRNKSCSGISVVTVALGLLTNFEDTYRLWEFVSRFLDADFVEKERWRYTALNQKTIEV, from the coding sequence ATGCATTCACCTTGTCTAAGAGAGGCTTCACAAGCCTGCTTTCATGGTTGTTGTCCAGCTATTAATTTTCTAGACTCCAATTCTCTAAAGTCTGCAGGTTCTACGGCTTCTCAATATGAGTTTCTTGTTGCTTTAGCTTCTTCTCTCTATCCGCACATCAGATTCACCAACCATGAATCCCTCCCTTCACTACAAGAATCATTTTCTAATTTCAGAAGAGCCTTTCCGCGGTATTGCCAGACCGATGAGACTGACAGAATTCGAGCCCAAGAGTATTACCATCTCTCCTTGTCCAAACATGTCTGTCTTGACTACATTGGCCATGGTTTGTTCTCCTACTCCCAATTACAAAGTCATGGTAATTCAGCTCATATTGCCTCCTCATCAATTTCTCCCCCATCATTGCATTCCATTACATTACAATCACCTTTCTTTGATATATCCTACAAGTCTGTGAACCTGAATGCTCAAGTAAAGTATGGTGGCCACGAAACAGAACTAGAATCCAAGATCCAAAAAAGGATTATGGCTTTTATGAATATCTCCAGAGATGATTACTCCATGGTTTTCACTGCCAACCATTCATCTGCTTTTAAACTTTTGGCTGATTTTTATCCTTTTGAATCTAATAGTAATCTTCTGACTGTCTATGACTATGAGAATGATGCAGTGGAAGAGATGGTCAAAAGCTCCAAGAAGAGAGGAGTGCGAGTTATGTCAGCTGAGTTCTCATGGCCTAATCTGGGAATCCAATCAGAAAAGCTAAGAAggaaactagagagtaagacgaagaaaaggaagaaagggcTCTTTGTTTTCCCACTTCAGTCGAGGATGACCGGAGCCCGGTACTCCTATCAGTGGCTGAGCATGGCTCAAGAGAAGGGATGGCATGTCTTGCTTGATGCAAGTGCATTGGGACCTAAGGACATGGACACTTTGGGACTCTCTCTTTTTCAGCCTGACTTTCTCATTTGCTCGTTTTATAAGGTTTTTGGTGATAATCCATGTGGGCATGGGTGTCTGTTTGTCAAGAAATCAAGTTCTTCAGTTTTAATGGATTCAACTGTTGCTACCAGTGTAGGACTTGCCACTCTTCTTCCAGTCTCAAAGCCATCTCAATATCCTGAGGAGTCGGTCACTTCTGAAAAATTAGATTTGGATAAGGACACCATGTTTCAACCTGAAGTGCCTGAAAGTGACGAGAGAAATGCAAAAAAGAAGGCAGTTACTTCATCAGAAATTGAGGAATTAGATGATACACCCTTCGCATCTGTCCAGTCCAAGACCATCGAAACTACCACTGGTGAGAATACAGAACTAGAATGCAGGGGATTGGATCATGCAGATTCACTGGGGCTGATACTTATCAGTAGCAGAGCAAGGTACCTGATAAACTGGTTGATAAATGCGTTGATGAATCTTCAGCACCCAAATTCAGAGAATGGACTCATTCCAGTCAGGATATATGGACCAAAGGTAAAGTTTGACAGAGGACCATCCCTAGCATTCAACATATATGATTGGAAAGGAGAAAAAATTGATCCTGCACTTGTGCAGAAACTTGCTGATCGAAACAACATTTCTTTAAGCTGTGGGTTTCTATGCCATATCTGGTTCTCAGACAAATATCTAGAAGAGAAAGAGCagatttttgaagaaaaaacaaCTGAAAGTGCCAAAGCAGTTCCatacaagaaaagaaacaaatcctGCTCCGGGATATCTGTAGTCACAGTTGCACTGGGATTGTTAACAAATTTTGAAGACACTTACAGGCTTTGGGAATTTGTTTCCAGATTTTTGGATGCAGACTTTGTAGAAAAAGAGAGATGGAGATACACGGCTCTTAATCAGAAGACAATTGAAGTTTAA
- the LOC119980371 gene encoding bifunctional dTDP-4-dehydrorhamnose 3,5-epimerase/dTDP-4-dehydrorhamnose reductase has product MGFPANGAASDKPLKFLIYGRTGWIGGLLGKLCDSQGIEYAYGSGRLEDRSSLEADIAGVNPSHVFNAAGVTGRPNVDWCESHKVETIRTNVVGTLTLADVCREKGLVLINYATGCIFEYDAGHPLGSGVGFKEEDTPNFTGSFYSKTKAMVEELLKNYENVCTLRVRMPISSDLSNPRNFITKITRYEKVVDIPNSMTILDELLPISIEMAKRNLTGIWNFTNPGVVSHNEILEMYRDYIDPNFTWKNFNLEEQAKVIVAPRSNNELDSSKLNQEFPEMLPIKESLIKNVFKPNQKTAKT; this is encoded by the exons ATGGGATTCCCAGCTAACGGAGCTGCATCCGACAAGCCACTCAAGTTCCTAATCTACGGTCGAACTGGCTGGATCGGGGGCTTGCTTGGTAAACTCTGCGACTCACAAGGCATTGAGTACGCCTACGGCTCCGGTCGCCTCGAGGACCGTTCCTCGCTTGAGGCCGACATCGCTGGTGTCAATCCCTCACACGTGTTCAATGCCGCCGGTGTCACTGGCCGTCCTAATGTCGACTGGTGCGAGTCTCACAAGGTCGAGACCATCCGTACAAATGTTGTCGGCACTCTTACCCTCGCTGACGTCTGCAGAGAGAAGGGCTTGGTCTTGATTAACTACGCCACTGGTTGTATCTTTGAGTATGATGCGGGTCACCCACTCGGGTCGGGTGTCGGGTTCAAGGAGGAGGATACACCGAATTTCACCGGATCTTTCTATTCAAAGACTAAAGCTATG GTTGAGGAATTGTTGAAGAACTATGAGAATGTTTGCACATTGCGTGTGAGAATGCCCATCTCATCTGATTTATCTAACCCTCGCAACTTCATCACTAAGATTACTCGATACGAGAAGGTAGTCGACATTCCAAACTCAATGACTATCCTGGATGAACTCCTTCCCATTTCCATTGAGATGGCAAAGAGAAACCTCACTGGTATCTGGAACTTTACAAATCCTGGTGTGGTTAGTCACAATGAGATTCTAGAGATGTATCGAGACTATATCGACCCTAACTTCACATGGAAGAACTTCAACCTAGAAGAGCAGGCGAAGGTGATTGTTGCCCCAAGGAGCAACAATGAACTCGATTCTAGTAAGTTAAACCAGGAGTTCCCTGAAATGTTGCCTATCAAGGAGTCCCTCATCAAGAATGTGTTCAAGCCAAATCAAAAGACAGCCAAAACTTGA